A window of the Candidatus Omnitrophota bacterium genome harbors these coding sequences:
- a CDS encoding right-handed parallel beta-helix repeat-containing protein, translated as MYIDKTAPILLVIVFCLIPYTAAADDNPYAVPTYECIGVYYQSPDRGECRIRYRRGGKDSWRESLGLVYDKRDGEYRGSLVGLTPDAEYEIELISGNERPSLKCRTKNNHIPIGQTTVLSGGVSPVPLSISESGVPGAYHLIASASGETAVIDVMNSEDCNVVIDADYIVLRGLELKNAERHGVLIKRGRHDIVVEDCRITGWGRMGGPITYGNDGIMDSGVFAEKGAGNLTIQRNLIEHPRGASNDWDTGHPNGPQGISLIDSSGGNVIRWNELRSTEDHGFNDGFGGGSNFSFEGSPNRDSDIYGNIITNVWDDAIESEGANMNVRIWGNFLDYYYHPIATACVSKGPIYIFRNIFGVSRRTHADPLGGAMIKTGERDEFGGGRRFIFHNTALQPRGAFSAFSGHIAPNVVTRNNIFHCPGQLASRTPADPPGDYDYDLFTGMDKGLAKEPHGLHGKPAIEPSRSLEFYPAPTTTAIQWGRIPFKRGGKEIHITDPVIVVPNPIIDAGTPIPGFNDDYAGKAPDLGAFELGRLPLRFGRQAGAAAQ; from the coding sequence ATGTATATTGATAAAACAGCGCCAATACTACTCGTCATCGTGTTTTGTTTAATTCCATATACCGCCGCCGCTGACGATAATCCATACGCCGTTCCGACTTACGAGTGCATCGGCGTCTATTATCAATCTCCCGATCGCGGCGAATGCCGAATCCGTTATCGCCGGGGGGGAAAGGATTCGTGGCGGGAAAGCCTTGGCCTGGTTTACGACAAGAGAGATGGAGAATATCGGGGCAGCCTGGTTGGACTGACGCCGGATGCGGAATATGAGATCGAATTGATTAGCGGAAACGAGCGTCCATCTCTAAAATGCCGCACGAAAAACAACCATATCCCCATTGGACAAACAACGGTTCTATCCGGCGGCGTGAGTCCAGTTCCATTGTCGATTTCCGAATCGGGAGTTCCCGGCGCATATCATCTCATCGCTTCGGCATCGGGCGAGACGGCCGTCATCGACGTAATGAACTCCGAAGATTGCAACGTCGTCATCGACGCGGACTATATCGTCTTGCGCGGCTTGGAGTTGAAAAACGCCGAGCGGCATGGCGTATTAATCAAGCGCGGACGCCATGACATCGTCGTGGAAGATTGCCGCATCACGGGTTGGGGACGCATGGGCGGCCCAATAACCTACGGCAACGACGGCATCATGGACAGCGGGGTCTTCGCGGAAAAAGGCGCAGGGAATCTAACCATCCAACGCAACCTGATCGAACATCCTCGCGGCGCATCCAACGATTGGGATACAGGACATCCCAACGGCCCGCAAGGCATATCGCTGATCGATTCCAGCGGCGGCAACGTCATCCGCTGGAACGAACTCCGTTCAACGGAGGATCACGGCTTCAACGACGGCTTCGGCGGCGGTTCCAATTTCAGCTTCGAGGGCAGCCCCAACCGCGACTCGGATATCTACGGCAATATCATCACCAACGTATGGGACGACGCCATCGAAAGCGAGGGCGCCAATATGAATGTCCGCATCTGGGGCAATTTCCTCGATTATTACTATCATCCCATCGCCACCGCCTGCGTATCCAAAGGCCCCATTTACATTTTCCGCAACATCTTCGGCGTCAGCCGCCGCACCCACGCCGATCCCTTGGGCGGGGCCATGATAAAAACCGGCGAACGGGACGAATTCGGCGGCGGACGGCGCTTCATTTTTCACAACACGGCGCTCCAGCCTCGAGGCGCGTTTAGCGCCTTCAGCGGCCATATCGCGCCAAACGTCGTAACGCGCAATAATATTTTCCATTGTCCCGGTCAGCTTGCATCAAGGACGCCCGCCGATCCTCCCGGCGATTACGATTACGATCTCTTTACCGGCATGGATAAGGGACTGGCCAAGGAGCCGCACGGCCTTCACGGCAAACCGGCTATCGAGCCGTCCAGATCGCTGGAGTTTTATCCCGCTCCTACGACGACGGCGATTCAATGGGGCCGGATTCCATTTAAACGCGGCGGTAAAGAAATCCATATCACCGATCCCGTGATCGTCGTTCCTAATCCCATCATCGACGCCGGAACGCCGATTCCCGGTTTCAATGACGATTACGCCGGAAAAGCGCCGGATCTCGGCGCTTTCGAATTGGGCCGTCTCCCATTGCGTTTCGGACGCCAGGCAGGCGCGGCGGCGCAGTGA